The following coding sequences lie in one Spinacia oleracea cultivar Varoflay chromosome 1, BTI_SOV_V1, whole genome shotgun sequence genomic window:
- the LOC130463720 gene encoding uncharacterized protein: protein MENLILSVIQSTQRIQVSVEPDIQDATMEDVLNNCIENNALAQEREEEEPNLVKPKVNKPIIFLPFQHSREKKNQSFQTLLILSSSRELEKPPNPASFTFACCLTIGHQRINHLAAAAPPQSLHRQGIHAAPPINPPFLFVSSSLVTSNNPHRSTTERDHLLCAQPPPRPSTTTLPPPRRRHVADHQLSRPPCSPAPASPPSLRRRCRAPARRQSLSSSPYSWRRILFRRLLKVLKWPISLFTQGYFRRERIVGVLHLVIAITEPDQDIVGTLMGYTAETVEELLGLRKNMLVRLDFP from the exons ATGGAAAACCTAATTCTAAGtgtgattcaatcaactcaaaGAATTCAAGTTTCGGTTGAACCTGATATTCAAGATGCAACAATGGAGGACGTTCTCAACAATTGTATAGAAAACAATGCTTTGGCACAAGAACGTGAAGAAGAAGAG CCCAACTTGGTAAAACCCAAAGTAAATAAGCCCATAATATTCCTACCCTTTCAACATTcacgtgaaaaaaaaaatcaaagcttCCAAACCCTCCTTATTCTTTCTTCttcacgtgaattagaaaaACCTCCAAACCCTGCTTCCTTCACCTTTGCTTGCTGCTTAACCATCGGCCACCAGCGCATCAACCACCTCGCAGCCGCCGCACCACCGCAGTCGCTGCATCGTCAAGGAATCCACGCTGCGCCGCCCATCAATCCTCCCTTCCTCTTCGTTTCTTCCTCTCTGGTCACCAGCAACAACCCCCACCGTTCGACCACCGAACGCGACCACCTTCTCTGTGCCCAGCCGCCACCGCGGCCATCCACGACCACCCTTCCTCCTCCACGCCGCCG CCACGTCGCTGACCACCAGCTCTCACGACCACCTTGCTCGCCAGCCCCCGCGTCGCCGCCCAGCCTGCGCCGCCGCTGCCGTGCCCCTGCTCGCCGAcagtctctctcctcctctccttATTCTTG gcggagaattctctttaggcgacttttgaaagtgttaaagtggcctatcagtttgtttacacaag gttatttcagaagagagagaattgtcggggtgttacatttaGTAATTGCAATAACAGAACCGGATCAAGATATTGTTGGAACGCTGATGGGATACACTGCCGAAACAGTGGAGGAACTTCTAGGTTTACGAAAAAACATGCTAGTGCGGTTGGATTTTCCATAA